One Schistocerca cancellata isolate TAMUIC-IGC-003103 chromosome 1, iqSchCanc2.1, whole genome shotgun sequence genomic region harbors:
- the LOC126170061 gene encoding 3-hydroxyacyl-CoA dehydrogenase type-2-like has protein sequence MIKNLVGLVTGGASGLGKATAARLVQQGARVVICDLPTSQGTAVAKELGGNAIFAPVDVTSENDVQNALNVVRDKFGRLDVLVNCAGIGVAFRTYNFNKKLAHKLEDFTKVVTVNAIGTFNVTRLAVGLIGENQPNEDGQRGVVINTASVAAYDGQIGQAAYSASKGAIVGMTLPIARDLAIQGIRVCTIAPGLFDTPLMSALPEKVRAYLAKMVPFPQRLGKPEEYAMMVQSIIENPMMNGEVIRLDGAIRMQP, from the coding sequence ATGATTAAAAATCTTGTCGGTCTCGTGACAGGAGGTGCCTCTGGTCTTGGGAAAGCAACAGCAGCCCGCCTCGTGCAGCAAGGAGCCCGTGTTGTCATCTGTGATTTGCCAACCTCTCAAGGAACAGCAGTTGCAAAAGAGTTAGGCGGAAATGCCATATTTGCGCCTGTAGATGTGACGTCTGAAAACGATGTTCAAAATGCTCTCAATGTTGTGAGAGATAAGTTTGGACGTCTGGATGTCTTGGTTAACTGTGCCGGTATTGGCGTCGCTTTTAGAacctataattttaataaaaaactaGCACATAAGCTGGAAGACTTCACAAAAGTTGTAACAGTCAATGCCATTGGGACATTCAATGTGACTCGTTTGGCTGTAGGTTTGATAGGAGAAAACCAACCTAATGAAGATGGCCAGAGAGGAGTAGTTATAAACACTGCTAGCGTGGCAGCCTATGATGGACAAATAGGACAAGCAGCTTATTCTGCAAGCAAGGGAGCTATTGTTGGAATGACACTGCCAATAGCGAGAGATCTTGCAATACAAGGGATTCGTGTTTGTACAATTGCTCCAGGTCTGTTTGATACACCACTGATGTCAGCACTGCCTGAGAAGGTCAGAGCTTATTTGGCGAAAATGGTACCGTTTCCCCAAAGATTGGGTAAGCCAGAAGAATATGCAATGATGGTGCAGTCTATAATAGAAAACCCAATGATGAATGGTGAAGTGATCCGTCTTGATGGTGCTATTAGGATGCAGCCCTGA